Genomic DNA from Planctomycetia bacterium:
CGGTGAGCAACTCGGCAAGTTCCTCAAGCACGCCCAGCCGCTTCAAAGTCCGCGAGCCATGTACCAAGAATACACGGCTTCCGAGCGATCGCGCCAGCGGCCCGATTTCCGCGCGCGCGCCCGGCGCGCACACAACACGTGCGGGCAATCGCAGATCAAATCGTTCAACGTCGGGCATGCAGATGTTTTAGCCGCGCCGCGCCGACCGGTCGAGCGGAGCGGCGCGATGACCCGTACCAGTCCGCTACTTGACGGCCCAACTCCAATCCCGATACTCGAAACCATGCGCCGGCCCTGAGGCGATTTTCAGGTCGAGGCGCCGTACCATCCGCGAGAGGGACTAATTGCCATGCGACGCGCGAAGATTTCCATTATTGGCGCCGGAAACGTTGGCGCCACCACGGCGCATTGGTGCGCCGCCGCCGAATTGGGGGATGTCGTATTGCTCGATATCCCGCAAACCGAGGACATGCCGCGCGGCAAGGCGCTCGATTTGATGCAGGCCTCGCCGATCGTCGGCTTCGATTCCCGCATCGTCGGCACGAATAGCTACGACGACGCCGCCAAAAGCGACGTCGTGGTCATCACCGCTGGTATCCCGCGCAAGCCGGGCATGAGCCGCGACGACCTGCTGGGCACGAACGCCAAGATCGTCGGCGCCGTCGCCGCTGAAGTAAAGCGCACCAGCCCCGAGGCGATCATCATCGTCGTCAGCAACCCGCTCGACGCCATGGTCACCCAGGCCTGGAAGGCGAGCGGATTCCCGACCAACCGCGTGATCGGCCAGGCCGGTGTACTCGACACTGCGCGATATCGCACATTCCTGGCCATGGAACTGGGCGTGAGCGTCGAAGACGTCTCCGCATTGTTGATGGGCGGGCACGGCGACACGATGGTCCCGATGCCCAGTTGCACGTCGGTCGGCGGGATTCCGATCACGCGCTTGCTCGATCCCAAGCGGCTCGATGAAATCGTCACCCGCACGCGCAACGGTGGCGCGGAAATCGTCGGCTTGTTGAAGACCGGCAGCGCGTATTACGCCCCCGCCGCGGCCGTCGCGCAAATGGTGGAAGCAATCGTGCGCGACAAAAAGCGATTGATTCCGTGCGCCGCATACTGCGACAAGCAATACAACGTCGGCGGCTACTTCGTCGGCGTACCGGTCGTGCTCGGCAAGGAAGGCGTCGAGCGCGTCGTCGAGATCGAACTCACCGCCCAGGAAAAGGCGGACTTCCAAAAGAGCGTCGAAGCGGTGAAAGAACTCGTCGCCGCGATGCAGAAAATCAGCGCCTAGCGAAGTCGGCGATGGCTCCATCTGCCGTAGCCGGCCTCTGCGAGGCCGGTGGAGCGGGCACGATTGACATCGAGCACGTCGACTGTGGACGACTCCCCGAGGTCGCAGACCTCGGCTACAGAAGTTCGGAGTTGCTAGCACTGCTAGCATCCGAATCTCACGGCGAAGGGCCTTAGAGGTTGACACCGGTTCGTCGCCAACTGTAAATTCCCACGCGGTGCGGGCTGCGGCGAATTCCGCGGTTCGCACAACGAAATGAGCCGCTCAATCAATCGGGGCCAACCGGGAGTCGATCGTCGAAGTTATCCCACAAACTTTCGCCGATCCGTTGACGTAGCGATGGAGTAGGCATCGCGGAGCCGCCGCACGCAGCCCAACGCGGCAGCTCCTTTCACCACTTCCAGACGGAGATTGAATGAACCGCCTTGATACCTTGAACTCGCTGGACCTCACGCCCAATCGTACGCGTCAGGTCGGAGCGGAGTCTGGCGTCTTGTCAACGGTCCGTGGCAGCGCTCCGCACACGTTGTTCACGCCGCTGCACTACGAGGCGAACTACGCCTACCCGCTGCTGGTGTGGCTCCACGGCCCCGGCGGTGATGAACGGCAATTGAAGCGCATCATGCCGCACGTCAGCCTGCGGAACTACGTCGGCATCGCGCCGCGCGGCACGTCGCGCGTTACGGCGAGCCGCGGCGAGCAAGGCGGTTACGATTGGCCGCAAACGCACCAGGATTACGTTCAGGCCGAAGGCCGCGTGTTCGATGCGATCCAGGCGGCGTCCCTGCAACTGAACATTTCGCCCACGCGCATCTTTCTGGCCGGCTTCGATACCGGCGGCACCTTGGCCCTGCGCTTGGCCATGGCGCATCCCACGCAGTTCGCCGGCGTGTTGTCGCTCGGCGGCCGCTTTCCCACCGCCCGGGCGCCACTTTCCCGTTTAAATCACGCCCGGCAAGTGCCCCTTTTCCTGGCCACCGGCTGCGATAGCACCGAGTACCCGCCAGAAGACGTCTGCGCCGATCTCCGTCTGTTCCACGCCGCCGGCATGTCGGTGGCGCTGCGGCAATATCAACCGTGTGGACACGAAATCTCCACGGTGATGCTCGCCGACATGGACCGTTGGATGATGGAACAAATCAACGGCGTCCCAGCCACAGCTGAGCAGACATAGGCCGACGTCTCACAGTCGCCTTTCGCTCCGCGAAAGGTTGTGCTGTTGCGGATCGAAAGCCGACGTTGTCGTATCCGCGCGCCAAGCGGCCATCGCCGTTCATTGACGCAGCGCACGTGTGTAGTCCATACTTGAACTACACACTTGATCCTTTGCGGCCTGGCAGCGCGACCGATGAACACGCACGGCGTAAGCGAAATGGCGTTTGAAAGGATGTTCTCGGCCGTGGAAAAGGTACGCGATCGCTTGCGCCGCGCAACCACGGCGCTCGAGGCGGCCGGCATCCCCTACGCGGTGGTCGGCGGCAATGCCGTCGCCGCCTGGGTCGGCGAAGTCGACGAGGCGGCAGTCCGCTTCACGCAAGTTGTCGACATCTTGCTGAAGCGCGACGACTTAAATCTAGCGAACGCGGCGCTTGAGGCAGCCGGGTTCGTCTACCGTCACGTAAAAAGCATCGACATGTTCCTCGACGGGCCGAATGCGAAAGCCCGCGACGCCGTGCACATTTTGTTCGCCGGCGAGAAAGTCCTACAGGAAGACTTAGCCGCCGCCCCCAACGTCGAGCAATCCCGCCGCTCCGGCGTCTATCAGGTGCTGGAACTGGAATCGCTCGTGCGCATGAAACTCACGGCCTATCGACGCAAGGATCAAGTCCACATCCAGGACATG
This window encodes:
- the mdh gene encoding malate dehydrogenase; translated protein: MRRAKISIIGAGNVGATTAHWCAAAELGDVVLLDIPQTEDMPRGKALDLMQASPIVGFDSRIVGTNSYDDAAKSDVVVITAGIPRKPGMSRDDLLGTNAKIVGAVAAEVKRTSPEAIIIVVSNPLDAMVTQAWKASGFPTNRVIGQAGVLDTARYRTFLAMELGVSVEDVSALLMGGHGDTMVPMPSCTSVGGIPITRLLDPKRLDEIVTRTRNGGAEIVGLLKTGSAYYAPAAAVAQMVEAIVRDKKRLIPCAAYCDKQYNVGGYFVGVPVVLGKEGVERVVEIELTAQEKADFQKSVEAVKELVAAMQKISA
- a CDS encoding alpha/beta hydrolase-fold protein, producing the protein MNRLDTLNSLDLTPNRTRQVGAESGVLSTVRGSAPHTLFTPLHYEANYAYPLLVWLHGPGGDERQLKRIMPHVSLRNYVGIAPRGTSRVTASRGEQGGYDWPQTHQDYVQAEGRVFDAIQAASLQLNISPTRIFLAGFDTGGTLALRLAMAHPTQFAGVLSLGGRFPTARAPLSRLNHARQVPLFLATGCDSTEYPPEDVCADLRLFHAAGMSVALRQYQPCGHEISTVMLADMDRWMMEQINGVPATAEQT